A genomic stretch from Ureibacillus composti includes:
- a CDS encoding aminotransferase class V-fold PLP-dependent enzyme, with protein MKYSFRNDYSEMCHPEIMNALIEAKNEQNVGYGLDIHTDNAKLLIREKLECENCDIHFVTGGTQANASVISYALRAFEAVLACESGHINVHETGAIEATGHKVYTVKGRYGKLYPSDITKSLKYHQDEHMVKIGMVYISQSTEIGTVYTYDELRALYNCCKENNLYLYIDGARLSSGLAASDVHFNMLKDLCDVMYIGGTKIGMLSGEGIVIFNDKLKPYFRYHIKNKGAMLAKGYVVGIQFEAAFKDDLYFKMGQHENELAQFLSSKLKQLGIPMLSESPTNQIFPIFNKDNVNELAKLYEFEIWEEVEDQIAIRFVTSWFTTKEKCIELINDIKNLIQ; from the coding sequence ATGAAATATAGTTTTAGAAATGATTATAGTGAAATGTGTCATCCAGAAATTATGAATGCCTTAATTGAAGCAAAAAATGAACAAAATGTGGGATATGGTTTAGATATTCATACAGACAATGCAAAATTACTTATTAGGGAAAAATTAGAATGTGAAAATTGTGATATCCATTTTGTAACTGGTGGGACTCAAGCAAATGCATCCGTAATATCCTACGCTTTACGCGCCTTTGAAGCTGTTCTTGCGTGTGAATCTGGTCATATTAATGTCCATGAAACAGGAGCAATTGAAGCGACTGGACATAAGGTATATACCGTAAAAGGCCGTTACGGCAAATTATATCCAAGTGATATAACAAAATCATTAAAATACCACCAAGATGAGCATATGGTTAAAATCGGAATGGTCTATATCTCTCAATCAACAGAAATTGGCACTGTTTATACCTATGATGAATTGAGAGCTTTATACAATTGTTGTAAAGAGAATAACTTATATCTTTACATCGATGGCGCTCGTTTATCTAGTGGGCTTGCTGCAAGTGATGTTCATTTTAATATGTTGAAAGATCTATGTGATGTTATGTACATCGGGGGTACGAAAATTGGAATGCTTAGCGGCGAAGGTATTGTAATTTTTAATGATAAACTAAAACCTTACTTTAGATATCACATTAAAAATAAAGGAGCTATGCTTGCAAAAGGATATGTAGTTGGGATCCAATTTGAAGCAGCTTTTAAAGATGATTTATATTTTAAAATGGGACAACACGAAAATGAACTTGCTCAATTCTTAAGTAGTAAATTGAAACAATTAGGAATCCCAATGTTAAGCGAGTCACCTACGAATCAAATATTCCCGATATTTAACAAAGATAATGTGAATGAATTAGCGAAACTGTATGAATTTGAAATTTGGGAAGAAGTCGAGGATCAAATTGCAATTAGATTTGTTACCTCATGGTTTACAACAAAAGAGAAATGTATCGAATTAATTAATGATATAAAAAATTTAATTCAATAA
- a CDS encoding metallophosphoesterase: MKLLVMSDTHGDAEVINKVRESHPSMDAVIHCGDSELPFDHPYLEGVLRVRGNCDRDDRFVEEELVEMNGVKIFVAHGHLLNVKSNIMNLYYRAKELEADAVFFGHSHVLGSELMENILFVNPGSLLKPRARIEKSYCIVEFDGEKWLVTAFSHQGDELFSKQYPLENLI, from the coding sequence GTGAAGTTACTAGTAATGAGTGATACGCATGGTGACGCTGAAGTTATAAATAAAGTTCGTGAATCTCATCCTAGTATGGATGCTGTCATTCATTGTGGAGATAGTGAGTTGCCATTCGATCACCCTTATTTAGAGGGAGTATTGCGGGTGCGTGGTAATTGTGATCGAGATGACCGTTTTGTAGAGGAAGAGCTTGTTGAAATGAATGGGGTAAAAATCTTTGTTGCACACGGACATTTGCTAAATGTGAAATCAAACATCATGAATCTATATTACCGAGCAAAAGAATTAGAAGCAGATGCAGTTTTTTTTGGACATTCACATGTATTAGGTTCTGAACTAATGGAAAATATTTTATTTGTAAATCCTGGGAGCTTATTGAAACCACGTGCAAGAATAGAAAAAAGCTATTGTATAGTTGAATTTGATGGAGAAAAATGGTTGGTTACAGCATTTTCGCATCAGGGAGATGAACTCTTCTCGAAACAATATCCTTTAGAAAATTTAATATGA
- a CDS encoding XTP/dITP diphosphatase, translated as MKQVVIATKNKGKANDFEALFTPLGFEVVTMFDVAPNLEIEETGTTFEENAILKAETLASTLGKLVIADDSGLAVDALGGEPGVYSARYAGDHDDEANIVKVIEKLRGVPDSERTARFCCALAIAGPNIETETVFGTCEGVILHEKQGTNGFGYDPIFFVPSLGCSMAELTPDEKGKISHRGNAIRKLAMELPNILK; from the coding sequence ATGAAGCAAGTAGTTATTGCAACAAAGAATAAGGGAAAAGCAAATGATTTTGAAGCACTTTTTACACCACTAGGCTTTGAAGTTGTAACGATGTTTGATGTTGCACCAAATTTGGAAATCGAAGAAACAGGTACAACGTTTGAGGAAAATGCTATTTTAAAAGCAGAGACGTTAGCAAGTACCTTAGGGAAGCTCGTAATTGCCGATGATAGTGGGTTAGCTGTAGATGCATTGGGTGGAGAGCCAGGTGTCTATTCTGCAAGATATGCTGGTGACCATGATGATGAAGCGAATATTGTAAAAGTAATTGAAAAGTTGAGAGGGGTTCCTGATTCAGAACGTACTGCAAGATTCTGTTGTGCGTTAGCTATAGCGGGCCCAAACATTGAAACAGAAACAGTTTTTGGTACTTGTGAAGGTGTAATATTACATGAAAAACAAGGTACGAATGGGTTTGGTTATGATCCGATCTTTTTTGTACCCTCATTAGGATGTTCGATGGCAGAATTAACTCCTGATGAGAAGGGGAAAATTTCACATAGAGGGAATGCCATTCGTAAATTAGCAATGGAGCTTCCGAATATTTTAAAATAG
- the rph gene encoding ribonuclease PH: MTRHDGRAINELRTVQIETNYLMHPEGSVLIQVGNTKVICNATIEDKVPGFLRGQGKGWITAEYSMLPRATADRTPRESTRGKVNGRTMEIQRLIGRALRAIVNLEALGEKTIWIDCDVIQADGGTRTASITGAFVALTLALAKKHGEKPFAKFPIIDYLAATSIGILEDFGPVLDLCYVEDVAAEVDMNLVMTGAGRFVEIQGTGEEATFSREELNSLLGLGEKGINELISIQKEVLGETANLIGSDKGE, encoded by the coding sequence ATGACAAGACATGATGGACGAGCTATAAATGAACTTAGAACAGTTCAAATTGAAACAAATTATTTAATGCATCCTGAAGGGTCTGTACTCATACAAGTAGGTAATACAAAAGTAATTTGTAATGCTACCATTGAGGATAAAGTGCCAGGATTTTTACGCGGACAAGGTAAAGGATGGATTACTGCTGAATATTCAATGCTACCACGCGCAACAGCAGACAGAACACCCCGAGAATCTACACGCGGTAAAGTAAATGGTCGAACTATGGAGATACAACGTTTAATTGGACGTGCTTTACGTGCAATTGTTAATTTAGAAGCATTAGGTGAGAAGACGATTTGGATTGACTGTGATGTTATTCAGGCGGATGGTGGAACACGTACAGCTTCCATTACAGGGGCATTTGTTGCTTTAACCCTAGCTTTGGCAAAAAAACATGGGGAAAAACCATTTGCTAAATTTCCAATTATCGACTATTTAGCTGCAACAAGCATTGGGATTTTGGAAGATTTTGGACCTGTTTTAGATCTATGTTATGTTGAAGATGTAGCCGCAGAAGTTGACATGAATCTTGTAATGACCGGTGCAGGTCGATTTGTAGAAATTCAAGGTACAGGAGAAGAAGCCACATTTTCGAGAGAAGAATTGAATTCACTTCTTGGCCTTGGTGAAAAAGGAATTAATGAACTGATCTCAATACAAAAAGAAGTACTAGGAGAAACAGCAAATTTAATCGGTTCGGATAAGGGGGAATGA
- the racE gene encoding glutamate racemase, translated as MNAPIGVIDSGVGGLTVAKQIIKKLPNETIYYIGDTARCPYGPRDKREVQKFTWQMAKALEKLNIKMLVIACNTATAVALESLQTHLSIPVIGVINAGARAAEKKTKRNEIVVLATEGTIKSGAYETALLSLSTKAKIIPLACPTFVPLVESGEYEGQFAFDLVKKGLKPLANKKFDTVILGCTHYPIIQHHIEEVVGSNVFVLSSAEETAKEVEAVLSYHDMLNTDSSDPQHIFFATGSVPIFRTIAQNWLEKKDLDIRRIKL; from the coding sequence GTGAATGCCCCGATTGGCGTTATTGATTCAGGTGTTGGCGGCTTAACAGTTGCGAAACAGATTATAAAAAAATTACCAAATGAAACCATTTATTATATCGGTGATACAGCTAGATGCCCATATGGACCAAGAGATAAGCGTGAGGTACAAAAGTTCACATGGCAAATGGCGAAAGCATTAGAAAAACTTAATATCAAAATGCTTGTCATCGCATGCAATACTGCAACAGCAGTTGCTCTTGAGAGTTTGCAAACTCATCTATCGATCCCTGTTATCGGTGTAATTAATGCTGGAGCACGTGCTGCTGAAAAGAAAACAAAAAGGAATGAAATTGTAGTACTCGCTACTGAAGGAACAATTAAAAGTGGTGCATATGAAACTGCTCTACTTTCTTTAAGTACGAAGGCGAAAATAATTCCTCTTGCGTGTCCGACATTTGTTCCACTTGTTGAAAGTGGCGAATACGAAGGACAATTTGCATTCGACTTAGTTAAAAAAGGTTTAAAGCCACTCGCAAATAAAAAATTCGATACTGTGATTCTTGGATGTACGCATTACCCTATCATTCAGCATCATATAGAAGAAGTAGTTGGATCTAATGTATTTGTCCTATCATCAGCAGAAGAAACGGCAAAAGAAGTGGAAGCTGTATTAAGTTATCATGATATGTTAAACACTGATTCCAGTGATCCACAGCATATATTTTTTGCAACTGGTTCAGTGCCAATTTTTCGAACAATAGCTCAAAATTGGCTAGAGAAAAAAGATTTAGATATACGTCGAATTAAACTTTAA
- a CDS encoding MarR family transcriptional regulator: MHSHVEVAFLEKELRYTSHLIKQKGREILSNYTITPPQFIALQWLHELGDMTIGELSNKMYLAFSTTTDLVDRMEKNELVMRIRDDQDRRVVHIHLLQEGERIIEEVIEKRQNYLNELLVDFDKEEVELLSKLLHKLHLQMKED, translated from the coding sequence ATACACAGTCATGTAGAGGTTGCATTTTTAGAGAAAGAACTTCGTTATACTTCTCACTTAATTAAACAAAAAGGCAGAGAAATTTTAAGTAATTATACAATTACTCCTCCACAATTTATTGCACTTCAGTGGTTACATGAATTGGGAGATATGACAATTGGTGAATTATCGAATAAAATGTATTTAGCATTTAGTACGACGACAGATTTAGTTGATCGTATGGAAAAAAATGAATTAGTAATGCGAATTCGTGATGACCAAGACCGCCGAGTAGTGCACATTCATTTACTTCAAGAAGGTGAAAGAATAATTGAAGAAGTGATTGAAAAACGTCAGAATTACTTAAATGAACTATTAGTGGATTTTGACAAAGAAGAAGTAGAACTTTTATCAAAATTATTGCATAAATTGCATTTACAAATGAAAGAGGATTGA
- a CDS encoding LuxR C-terminal-related transcriptional regulator has product MNSPQHRSLLTKREREIFQLLILDYSTKEISQKLNISEKTVRNHISNTIQKLGVSSRSQALIELLRLDELSLH; this is encoded by the coding sequence ATGAATAGCCCGCAGCATCGTTCGCTTTTGACTAAAAGAGAACGTGAAATTTTCCAATTGTTAATCTTGGATTACTCGACAAAGGAAATTTCACAAAAACTCAATATTAGCGAGAAGACGGTGCGTAATCATATTTCAAATACAATTCAAAAGCTGGGTGTTTCTAGTCGATCCCAAGCATTGATTGAATTGCTTAGGCTTGATGAATTATCACTTCATTGA
- a CDS encoding thioesterase family protein, giving the protein MMPSYIENSQQWEEEFKFFVEVTVRFSETDMFGHLNNTVPFAYFEYARIEYLKSIGFMNEWMSMKSELIPVVADLHCDYVKQVFFDEKLRVFVKTARIGKSSLDLHYLAKNENNETCFTGRGTIVQINKRTGKAVALTEVEKEKILLGK; this is encoded by the coding sequence ATGATGCCGAGTTATATCGAAAATTCTCAACAGTGGGAAGAAGAGTTTAAGTTTTTTGTTGAGGTAACCGTAAGATTTTCAGAAACTGACATGTTTGGACATTTAAACAATACAGTACCATTTGCTTATTTTGAATATGCAAGAATTGAATATTTAAAGTCAATTGGTTTCATGAATGAATGGATGTCAATGAAATCGGAGTTGATACCTGTAGTTGCAGACCTCCATTGTGATTATGTAAAACAAGTATTCTTTGATGAGAAACTACGTGTTTTTGTTAAGACAGCAAGGATTGGGAAGTCTTCTTTAGACTTACATTATCTAGCCAAAAACGAAAATAATGAAACTTGCTTTACGGGCAGAGGGACAATTGTACAAATTAATAAGAGAACTGGAAAAGCAGTAGCTTTAACGGAAGTCGAAAAAGAAAAAATATTGCTTGGGAAATAG
- the sdhB gene encoding succinate dehydrogenase iron-sulfur subunit — protein sequence MTTAVGTTTRTVKLEILRQDTEGGATRWEKFEVPYRPGMNVISALMAIQKNPITADGKNTTPVTWDMNCLEEVCGACSMVINGRPRQSCSTLIDQLEQPVKLEPMKTFPVVRDLQVDRSRMFNALKKVKAWVPIDGTYDLGEGPRMPERKRQWAYELSKCMTCGVCMEACPNVSEKSSFIGPAPLSQVRLFNTHPTGAMVKDERLLEIMGDGGLANCGNSQNCVAACPKGIPLTTSIASLNRATSVQMFRNFFGSDHMVD from the coding sequence ATGACAACAGCCGTAGGAACTACTACTAGAACGGTTAAACTTGAAATCCTTCGTCAAGATACTGAAGGTGGGGCAACTCGTTGGGAAAAATTCGAAGTTCCTTATCGCCCTGGTATGAACGTAATCTCTGCTTTAATGGCGATTCAAAAAAATCCGATTACTGCTGATGGTAAAAATACTACACCAGTAACTTGGGATATGAACTGTCTTGAAGAAGTATGTGGAGCTTGTTCTATGGTAATTAATGGTCGTCCTCGTCAATCATGTTCAACATTAATTGACCAATTAGAACAACCTGTAAAATTAGAACCAATGAAAACTTTCCCAGTAGTGCGTGACTTACAAGTTGACCGTAGCCGTATGTTCAACGCATTGAAAAAAGTTAAAGCATGGGTTCCAATCGATGGAACTTATGATTTAGGGGAAGGTCCTCGTATGCCAGAACGTAAACGTCAATGGGCTTACGAATTATCTAAATGTATGACTTGTGGTGTTTGTATGGAAGCGTGTCCAAACGTATCTGAAAAATCTTCATTTATCGGACCAGCTCCACTTTCCCAAGTACGTCTATTTAACACACATCCAACTGGTGCGATGGTTAAAGACGAACGTTTATTAGAAATTATGGGAGATGGCGGCCTTGCAAACTGTGGTAACTCTCAAAACTGTGTTGCTGCATGTCCAAAAGGAATTCCATTAACTACTTCAATCGCTTCATTAAACCGTGCTACTTCTGTTCAAATGTTCCGTAACTTCTTCGGATCTGACCACATGGTAGACTAA